In Nitrospirota bacterium, the following proteins share a genomic window:
- the rodA gene encoding rod shape-determining protein RodA: protein MIEARRVPRVDPVLFGVFLFLLLFGALNVYSASRSYAVSGTPLYVKQLAWCTLSAGAFLIAARVQVQILHSLAYALYALFILLLVVTHFFGFKALGAQRWIAVGGFTFQPSEVMKLLIPLAIARYLHGVKAPRGFGLRDLVVPLLLILLPVLLIFKQPDLGTASQIAIASLTLLLMTDIKRGLLMRALLIAAISGPLGWFILKDYQKQRIITFLNPEKYEMSSGYQVIQSKIAVGSGQLFGKGFAQGTQARLRFLPQRHSDFIYSVIAEEWGFLGSGLVLLLLFILFFKGIRVAYLTNNIFQTYLVVGIIAQFAWQAALNALMVLGLLPVVGMPMPLLSYGGTNLVVMGAIFGILSNIRSETGAQA, encoded by the coding sequence GTGATTGAGGCCCGCCGCGTGCCGCGAGTGGACCCCGTCTTGTTCGGGGTATTCCTGTTTCTCCTGCTCTTCGGCGCGCTGAATGTGTACAGCGCATCCCGTTCCTATGCCGTTTCAGGCACACCGCTCTACGTCAAGCAGTTGGCGTGGTGCACTCTGAGCGCGGGGGCCTTTCTCATCGCCGCGCGTGTCCAAGTCCAAATCCTCCACAGTCTTGCCTATGCGCTCTACGCGCTCTTCATTCTCCTGCTGGTGGTCACCCATTTCTTCGGCTTCAAGGCCCTGGGCGCCCAGCGATGGATCGCCGTCGGAGGGTTCACGTTCCAGCCCTCGGAGGTGATGAAACTTCTCATCCCGCTGGCCATTGCGCGCTACCTGCATGGCGTGAAGGCCCCTCGAGGTTTCGGCCTCCGGGATTTGGTGGTGCCGCTGCTCCTGATCCTCTTGCCTGTTCTGCTCATCTTCAAGCAGCCCGATTTGGGCACGGCCAGCCAGATCGCTATCGCGTCGCTCACCCTTCTCCTGATGACCGACATCAAGCGCGGTCTCCTCATGCGGGCGCTCCTCATCGCCGCCATATCCGGTCCTTTGGGGTGGTTTATTCTAAAGGACTACCAGAAGCAAAGAATCATCACCTTCCTGAACCCCGAGAAATACGAGATGAGCTCCGGGTACCAGGTGATCCAATCCAAAATCGCGGTCGGGTCCGGACAGCTCTTTGGGAAGGGCTTCGCGCAGGGGACCCAGGCCCGTCTTCGTTTTCTACCGCAGCGGCACAGCGACTTCATCTACTCCGTCATTGCCGAGGAGTGGGGATTCCTGGGCAGCGGGCTCGTCCTTCTCCTCCTGTTCATTTTGTTCTTCAAAGGGATTCGGGTCGCCTATCTCACGAACAACATCTTCCAAACGTATCTCGTTGTGGGAATCATCGCCCAATTTGCGTGGCAGGCGGCCTTGAATGCCTTGATGGTCCTCGGTCTGCTGCCGGTGGTCGGCATGCCGATGCCGCTCTTGAGCTATGGAGGAACGAACCTCGTGGTGATGGGGGCCATCTTCGGGATCCTCTCGAATATCCGCTCCGAAACCGGCGCGCAGGCCTAG